The genomic stretch atactgtatttaaaaaaaaaccaaaacaaacccaaacaaaaaaacccctgtattATCACTGTCTTCTTCAGATTATGGCCGAACGGAAGAATGCTAAAGCGATGGCTTGCAGCTCGTTGCAGGAGAGGACAAATGTCACCCTTGATGTTCCTCTGCAAGGTACTGTGTGTTACAGCTAGTATCCTCGGGATGGTCCTATTTTAgatacattttgtttctgatgcTGCCTTTGACCAAAATGGAGCATGTTGGGTGGAGAGGTCAGGGCTGTAATCCTGTCTTTTAAGTGCTGTATCTGACTGTAAGTTGCTACCGTAgtacattaaacatttttattggttGTGTTGACAGGTGCTCGGTTATGTCACCTTGTgcaatttcctctttttattttgaaatacacattttgcaAATGCAGTCTTACTTATTTGTGGCTACTTGCATGTATTGTCTTGTTCCAATCAAAATACCTCATGACCTGAGACTGCACAAATTGGCCGATTCTTCCTTAAAACCAGAATATACTCCAGTTGATCACTTGGATTCGGGGGGCTGTAGGAGGACTCCTCCTAGGTTTCAGCATCAATTTTAGCAACTTCCAAGGCAAGAGGTGCAAATGGATTGTCGTCCAACTTAAGAGTCTTTTGCACATGTTAATGCATGGTAAAAGAAAGTTGCCTTTGTGTATCATTATTAGTAATAGCTTAAAAGTTACTATTTTGAAAGTAATTCAGGAGGACAAACGTACTTTGTGTTGGCTTTACAGGAAATTACATGCTTCTAGACCCACCAGTTTATACTCAATATCTTACTCCCGATCCATACATCAACTTCTGTAATTGTCTACTCAGACAGTAGTATTGATCTTACTCATAGACTGTGTTTAACGTATTAACAGGGATGGTATTAAAAACAGATTCCAGATTTTACATAGTTACGCAGTGAAACTTAGGTCTGTATGTCTCAGAGACGCATTCATCTATATTTCCTGGGTTTTAATATGACAGCAATGTAATGTGACCTTAGCTTAGATCAAGAATTAGGTGATGCAAAGTTATTCCTAGTTCCTTTAGAAATTATTGAGCATTGTTCTTGTCAGAGGGagtgaaaatttgttttaatcaaTATGATATCTTCAGAGCACAATTCCTGGGTAAACTAGTTTATGTGATTGATGAAATAATAGTGGTTTTCCCTGCTGTGAATGCTGATAAACAGGAATTGATTTTTGTTCCCATGCAGTAGATTTCCCAACACCAAAGACAGAACTGGTACAGAAGTTCCACGTCCAGTACCTGGGCATGCTACCTGTAGCTAAACCTGTGGGTATGTAACACTTAACTGGCTTTGAGAGCACTTTGCAAGACCTCTAAGAGCTGGACTCTGCTAGCCAAGTGTAAATGCCTGATTTTCAAAGGGGAAGGCATGAAGGCATCTAGTATTCAAGGCCTCATTTGAACATGTGTTTTGCAACCAGAGTATTTTGGGAGCTGCCAGAAAGGCAGAGTTTCTTCCTACTGCTTTCTCTGAATATGAGCTTTCCTCCTAATGAGAAGGGCCCTAGCCAAGTGACATGGTACAGCAGCTAAACAAGATGTGATCCTGTTTTTCTAAGCCTGGGGCacctgttttgtttctgcagttgGAACTGCACAACCTTTCCTCTCattatcaaattaattttaatgaggaGTCCAAAACAATCTGTTTTCTGTACTactatgtgaaaataaatatttcattattgtttagttatgtatttgtttttcattatcacattttcttctcttttaggAATGGATACTCTGAACAGCGCTATTGAAAGCCTAATGGCTTCCTCCAGCAAAGACGACTGGATGCCAGTTACCATGAATGTTGCTGATGCTACTGTGACAGTCATCAATGAAAGAGTAAGGCAGACTGTCTTGTTTAGAACACATTTAATATGAGTGttgaaaaccagaaacacatAAATACTAGTAGAAAGAGTTCATTTGTACTAGAATTCATTTGCttatcttgcattttatttctttctaggGCTGTGAATCTGCAGAGGCTCTTACTGCTTGTATCAGCTTCAGCTTTATTTACCATTCCAAGCATGTtctcaaaaatataaatgattaGAAGTATTCATTAGATATGTAAAACAAATTCAGTGTTATCCTTTCGAGGAATTTTGAGCCTAAAATGTTGTAGGATAAGCCCTAAGTAGCAATCCTAAATTCTAAACTGTATTTACCTTATTCTTGGTATGAAAGCCAAGAATAATAGTAAAATCTGTGTTTCACATCACTATCCTTTGGTAGAGCATTTTCCGTAGAGATTAATACCATGAAACTTTCAAAGAATGTCTTTTATGTATGTCCGTTGATGAGGCAAACCAACATCTCTAGCATAGGGCAGTATCCTTCGGAGTCACAATAGCCGTGCATTTCTTCACGAAACAAGCCGTATTTGCAGTGCACAATACGCTCAGTGCTAAGGCTCAAAGCCTCAGTCTGCTGGTGATGGCCTGGAAGGGAAGATCCAGCCCAGGCCTGAGCACGCTGGGTACGTGCTCAATTCAAAAGGAATTCCACAATACTGCATCAGTCTCTCCTCCATTAATCAACTTAAACTTGAAAGTAAAGAGCATTCAGTAGTAACGATCAATCATTTGATTCATAACCAGAATGAAGAGGAAATCATGGTGGAGTGTCGTGTGCGGTTCCTGTCCTTCATGGGAGTGGGCAAGGACGTTCACACGTTTGCCTTCATTATGGATACAGGAAACCAGCATTTCGAGTGCCACGTTTTTTGGTGCGAACCAAACGCAGGCAACGTATCAGAAGCTGTTCAGGCTGCTTGTATGGTAAGTGACCTTCTGCAAAGGCACCTAACAGCACTTAGGTTTTTCACTGCCTCCACAAATAATCGTCTTTCCAAATTTGcaattatattaatttcaagacagaaaaagaaagaacagataaaaatagGAATTGGATTAATAGGATTATGATTGATTTGGTTTGATTGTGATTTGACAATAGGGATATGATGTATTCAATCaattaaaacccaaacatttttaaGTTTGAAACATCAATTTAGTGAATGATACCCCTTTCATCATCTTCCCCCTAACCTCTACAACATCTGTGTAAGTTAGAGATCTCTTCTTTCACTACACAAGTTACCTAAtgctggaaaaacattttgcttggAGCTGTGTTATACAACCCAGTGACAATGTGGGGAAAATAATCCTTGTTCAAGAACAGCCAAACCCAGAAAAcctattttccagttttcaaagGGCTGTTCATATGACTTAGTATCTGTCGCGTGCTCATGAACAGTTCCTGCCTGCAGATTGACAAACCAGTGTCCCGTTAACTTCAGTTGGGCTGTCAGGACCAAAATGGAGGTTTGACTGTATTTCATGAGAATGTATCAAAAGTGCATTGGAAGTGTTCTGTGTAAGTAGCAAACACAGTAAGGATTGCAgaatgcttttgctttgttgcaGTTACGGTATCAGAAGTGCTTAGTGGCCAGACCTCCTTCACAGAAAGTTCGACCGCCCCCACCTCCTGCAGACTCGGTGACTAGGAGAGTTACAACTAATGTAAAAAGAGGAGTGCTGTCCCTCATTGACACTTTGAAACAGAAACGCCCAGTCACTGAGATGCCGTAGCTGCAAAAGAGAGAAGATTCTCCTAACATTTAACTGAAGATAACAGTAGCTACACTAAGGAAAATGAACTGACGATATCTGGCCTTCCATTTCAAATTGCTGATGCTTTGTCTTCAGAGAATTTACCCTTATCGAAACAATGTTAGACAAGCATGTTCTCTCGTTCTTGCCACCATCATGTGATATGAAAAGAagcatgaataatttttttgctgtcagTGAGTTACATCATGAGCAATGGAAGGTCTGTTTGATTGTAAATACATGAACATTGCCTaaactcacacacacacaaaaaaaaaaaaaaagaatatggcCACGTCCCTCCCAGTGAACTCATGCTAAAGTCCTTGGAGTGAATGGTGCCCAAGTTGATAGTTTCACCATCTTGAGCTGGATTTGTCACAAACGAATCTTAAATCCTACAGCactttgctctgttttcaaCACTGGCGTAGGTACCAAGTATTAGCTACCATTGAATTACTGTAGATTAAATaccaagttttattttttacagaacTACACCTGTTAGTTTCAAATTGTTTGTCAGCATTGGTCTAGCAGCCACTTTAACATCTCCCTGACATGCTTTTGAATCTTGGTGTCATTATTTCATCTCCTGGTTATATGTGATGGTCTTAGAGAAGAATCGTGTTTAATACAAAACCAATGCTGGAAAATCCAGAAGTCTTTTCAGTAATTGAGTCGCAGGGTGACACACTGAAGCTTTTCAGCTTTAAACATACAAATGCAATGGTTGGCTGTTAAATTTATTCTCCTAAATCTGTCATTAATTCATCAAAAATACCATTTGTTTCACGCGGGGCTCAAACCAATCAGGAGCAGGAAAGAACTAGTCAGTAATTTTATTGTCTTACAACTCTTATAGAGACTAAAATATTCCATACCTTTTCCGTACAAGTGTTTGATGAAATGTTGAATTCAGCGTCTGGTTGCACAATTCCCCCTTCCCTTCAGAGTTTGTTGCTGAATACTTAATGTGCCACAAAAAGAACAATCATGTTTCTGGTTATTTACAAGATTCcatgaaatttcttttccttttcatgctCTTGTGACAAAATAAGGAGAGTTGTTGTCTAACAGGATAGTGCTTCAGGTGGTACAACGTGATTTCAATGCTCTTGCTCCAAAGGCTTCATCAAATTTCTTTGATTTACACACTACTGCAGACCCTGGCAAAGTCAGCCCAGCGTCGCCCCTTAAAAATGTACCTCAGGCTAATTTTCAGATGCAGTTACGCATCTTGAGTCTCTCCCTTTGCCATCTTCTGTCTAGACCTGCAGATTGGTACAAATTTTGGAAACGGaacattaaagatatttttaactagtgtttaaaatgttttgcctcCATTTATAGATAGGTTCCAAATTGTAACTGCCTCCCAAGTCTGCAAATCTGGTCgtactgtaattttaaaagaacatcagCAAGTTTGTTATTACAGGaactcttttttcattttactatgCAAGAGACTGTTATAaacaaaccattttctttttagttccttctttaaagaaattaacagCAACACCTGGGCAAAGCAGCT from Balearica regulorum gibbericeps isolate bBalReg1 chromosome 4, bBalReg1.pri, whole genome shotgun sequence encodes the following:
- the APBB2 gene encoding amyloid beta precursor protein binding family B member 2 isoform X11 — its product is MAERKNAKAMACSSLQERTNVTLDVPLQVDFPTPKTELVQKFHVQYLGMLPVAKPVGMDTLNSAIESLMASSSKDDWMPVTMNVADATVTVINERNEEEIMVECRVRFLSFMGVGKDVHTFAFIMDTGNQHFECHVFWCEPNAGNVSEAVQAACMLRYQKCLVARPPSQKVRPPPPPADSVTRRVTTNVKRGVLSLIDTLKQKRPVTEMP